From the genome of Streptomyces sp. V1I1, one region includes:
- a CDS encoding MFS transporter: MPLALLALAIGAFGIGTTEFVIMGLLPDVASDFGVSIPMAGFLVTGYALGVVLGAPLMTILGTKVSRKRMLMLLMGLFIAGNVLSAVAPVFGVMLAGRVVASLAHGAFFGIGSVVAADLVAPEKKAGAIAMMFTGLTVANVVGVPLGTYVGQSAGWRATFFIVAALGVLGLLGVAKLVPEQPKPEGVRLRHELAAFRNVQVLLAMAMTVLGFGGVFAAITYITPMMTEVAGFADSSVTWLLVLFGLGMVGGNLIGGKFADRALMPLLYVSLGALSLVLALFTLTAHNTVTAAITIVLIGALGFATVPPLQKRVLDQAAGAPTLASAVNIGAFNLGNALAAWLGGMVIAAGLGYTAPNWVGAALAASALGLAVVSHLLERRTATTHSLVVTASTPARPQSPQPTTDPPRPVTIHRVPPLIHRTKEPPS; encoded by the coding sequence ATGCCACTCGCGCTCCTCGCCCTCGCCATCGGGGCCTTCGGCATCGGCACCACCGAGTTCGTCATCATGGGGTTGCTGCCCGATGTCGCGTCGGACTTCGGCGTGTCGATCCCGATGGCTGGATTCCTGGTCACCGGCTATGCGCTCGGGGTGGTGCTCGGCGCACCGCTGATGACCATCCTCGGTACGAAGGTGTCCCGGAAGCGGATGCTGATGCTGCTGATGGGCCTGTTCATCGCCGGAAACGTCCTCTCCGCCGTCGCACCCGTCTTCGGAGTGATGCTGGCCGGCCGAGTCGTCGCCTCGCTCGCCCACGGCGCCTTCTTCGGCATCGGCTCGGTCGTCGCGGCCGACCTCGTCGCCCCCGAAAAGAAGGCCGGCGCGATCGCGATGATGTTCACCGGTCTGACCGTCGCCAACGTCGTCGGCGTCCCGCTCGGCACCTACGTCGGCCAGAGCGCCGGCTGGCGCGCCACCTTCTTCATAGTCGCCGCCCTCGGCGTTCTCGGACTCCTCGGCGTGGCGAAGCTGGTGCCGGAGCAGCCCAAGCCCGAAGGCGTACGGCTACGCCACGAGCTGGCGGCCTTCCGTAATGTGCAGGTCCTGCTGGCGATGGCCATGACGGTCCTCGGCTTCGGCGGAGTCTTCGCCGCGATCACCTACATCACGCCGATGATGACCGAGGTCGCCGGGTTCGCCGACTCGTCCGTCACCTGGCTGCTGGTCCTGTTCGGCCTCGGCATGGTCGGCGGGAACCTGATCGGTGGAAAGTTCGCCGACCGTGCCCTGATGCCGCTGCTGTACGTGTCGCTGGGCGCCCTCTCCCTCGTACTGGCGCTGTTCACCCTCACCGCGCACAACACGGTCACCGCGGCGATCACCATCGTCCTGATCGGCGCGCTGGGCTTCGCGACCGTACCGCCGTTGCAGAAGCGGGTCCTGGACCAGGCCGCGGGCGCTCCCACCCTGGCCTCCGCCGTCAACATCGGCGCCTTCAACCTCGGCAATGCCCTCGCCGCCTGGCTCGGCGGCATGGTCATCGCGGCCGGACTCGGCTACACCGCACCCAACTGGGTCGGCGCCGCCCTCGCCGCCTCCGCGCTCGGCCTCGCCGTCGTCTCCCACCTGCTGGAGCGCCGCACGGCGACCACCCACAGCCTGGTCGTCACCGCCTCCACCCCGGCACGGCCGCAGTCTCCGCAGCCAACCACTGATCCACCGCGGCCAGTCACGATCCACCGTGTCCCACCACTGATCCACCGCACCAAGGAGCCACCTTCATGA
- a CDS encoding glycoside hydrolase family 16 protein — MDSPRLTRRLLLSVLSVLTLATLTSGVAQGEPAPPVAAAAPAAVTFADDFDGPAGSAVDAGKWQIETGDNVNNHERQYYTAGNRNAALDGQGHLVITARREIPANYQCWYGRCEYTSARLNTAGKFTQTYGHVEARLKVPRGQGMWPAFWMLGNDIGQVGWPGSGEIDVMENVGFEPSTVHGTLHGPGYSGSGGIGAAYTLPGGQAFADAFHTFAVDWAPDSVTWSVDGNVYQRRTPADLGGRTWVFNKPFFLILNLAVGGYWPGDPDGSTVFPSQLVVDHVRVSTSDSPGVGDTITGLGGKCVDLAGANSANGTPVQLYDCNGTGAQQWNVGTDGTIRALGKCLDVTSAGTANGTTVQLWDCNGTAAQRWVVTAAHDIVTPQADKCLDATGNSSANGTRLQIWTCTGAANQKWTVTGR; from the coding sequence ATGGACTCCCCCCGTTTGACGCGGCGCTTGCTGCTGTCCGTTCTGTCAGTCCTGACCCTTGCGACTCTCACCAGCGGTGTCGCACAGGGTGAACCCGCACCGCCTGTCGCCGCGGCGGCACCGGCCGCCGTGACGTTCGCCGACGACTTCGACGGCCCCGCGGGCTCCGCCGTCGACGCCGGCAAATGGCAGATCGAGACGGGCGACAACGTCAACAACCACGAGCGGCAGTACTACACGGCGGGCAACCGCAACGCCGCTCTCGACGGCCAGGGTCATCTGGTCATCACCGCCCGCCGCGAGATCCCTGCCAACTACCAGTGCTGGTACGGCAGATGTGAGTACACCTCCGCCCGGCTGAACACCGCGGGCAAGTTCACCCAGACCTACGGCCATGTCGAGGCCAGGCTCAAAGTGCCGCGCGGCCAGGGCATGTGGCCCGCCTTCTGGATGCTCGGCAACGACATCGGCCAGGTCGGCTGGCCGGGCTCGGGCGAGATCGACGTGATGGAGAACGTCGGCTTCGAGCCCTCCACCGTCCACGGCACGCTCCACGGCCCGGGCTACTCCGGCTCCGGCGGCATCGGCGCCGCGTACACCCTCCCCGGCGGTCAGGCCTTCGCCGACGCCTTCCACACCTTCGCCGTGGACTGGGCTCCCGATTCGGTGACCTGGTCGGTCGACGGCAACGTCTACCAGCGGCGTACGCCTGCCGATCTCGGTGGCCGTACCTGGGTGTTCAACAAGCCGTTCTTCCTGATCCTCAACCTCGCGGTCGGCGGCTACTGGCCAGGCGACCCCGACGGCAGCACCGTCTTCCCCTCGCAACTCGTCGTCGACCATGTGCGGGTCAGCACCAGCGACAGCCCGGGCGTCGGCGACACCATCACGGGCCTTGGCGGCAAGTGCGTGGACCTGGCGGGTGCCAACAGCGCCAACGGCACACCCGTACAGCTCTACGACTGCAACGGCACCGGCGCCCAGCAATGGAATGTCGGTACGGACGGCACGATCCGGGCGCTGGGCAAGTGTCTGGACGTCACCTCCGCCGGGACGGCAAACGGCACCACCGTCCAGCTCTGGGACTGCAACGGAACTGCCGCCCAGCGATGGGTCGTCACCGCCGCCCACGACATCGTCACCCCCCAGGCCGACAAATGCCTGGACGCCACCGGCAACAGCTCGGCCAACGGCACCCGCCTGCAGATCTGGACCTGCACCGGAGCCGCCAACCAGAAGTGGACGGTGACCGGCCGATGA
- a CDS encoding RICIN domain-containing protein — translation MAAFVVVASAFSVLAAIPSTQAATPQRAAGAAGAAALPTSWATVVNSGSGKCLDARSAATANGTAVQQYACNNSTAQQWSFTATSDGFVRIDNRNDASQVVDVSDVSTADNAAVHLWTYGGGNNQQWQAVDEGGGAYHFVNRNSGKCLDVPAASTADSVQLVQYTCNGTAAQRFQVAPPSTAPGDVDLGPNVVVFDPSMPSATIQSRLNSIFQQQETNQFGAQRYAVMFKPGTYSNDVNVGFYTQVLGLGQSPDSVTINGAVHVEADWFPPQNATQNFWRGAENLSVNPAGGTDRWAVSQAAPYRRMHVRGNLALDDGGWASGGFMADSKIDGQVRSGSQQQWLTRNSQLGSWTGSNWNMVFVGSQGVPGNTFPNPPYTTVNESPTVREKPFLYVDGTGAYKVFVPSLRANSSGTTWAGGNTAGTSLGMDQFFVVKAGTTAAQINAALAEGKNLLVTPGVYHLNQTLRVTRPDTVILGLGLATFIPDGGVTAMTVADVDGVKVAGILFDAGTTNSQTLMEVGPAGSSAGHSANPTSLHDVYFRVGGAAVGKATTSLVVNSDNVIGDHMWIWRGDHGSGIGWNTNTADTGLVVNGDDVTMYGLFVEHYQKHQTIWNGNGGQTYFYQNEMPYDPPNQAAWMNGSTQGYAAYKVANSVTSHQAFGLGSYCFFNANPSVTAEHAFEVPNNPNVRFRNMVTVSLGGTGTIRHVINDRGGPSNSSTNVANLVSYP, via the coding sequence GTGGCTGCCTTCGTCGTGGTGGCCTCGGCCTTTTCGGTCCTCGCCGCCATCCCGTCCACCCAGGCGGCCACCCCTCAAAGAGCCGCCGGAGCCGCCGGGGCCGCCGCTCTGCCGACCAGTTGGGCCACCGTGGTGAACAGTGGCAGCGGCAAGTGCCTGGACGCGCGCTCGGCCGCGACCGCGAACGGCACCGCCGTCCAGCAGTACGCGTGCAACAACTCCACCGCCCAGCAGTGGAGCTTCACGGCCACCAGCGACGGCTTCGTGCGGATCGACAACCGCAATGACGCGAGCCAGGTCGTGGACGTGAGCGACGTGTCCACCGCCGACAACGCCGCGGTGCACCTGTGGACGTACGGCGGTGGCAACAACCAGCAGTGGCAGGCCGTGGACGAAGGCGGCGGCGCGTACCACTTCGTCAACCGCAACAGTGGCAAGTGCCTGGACGTCCCCGCCGCCTCGACGGCTGACAGCGTCCAGCTCGTGCAGTACACCTGCAACGGCACGGCGGCCCAGCGGTTCCAGGTCGCGCCTCCGAGCACCGCGCCCGGTGACGTGGACCTCGGTCCGAACGTGGTCGTCTTCGACCCCTCGATGCCGTCAGCGACCATCCAGAGCCGGCTCAACTCGATCTTCCAGCAGCAGGAGACCAACCAGTTCGGCGCCCAGCGCTACGCGGTCATGTTCAAGCCGGGCACCTACAGCAACGACGTCAACGTGGGCTTCTACACCCAGGTTCTGGGCCTCGGCCAGTCGCCCGACTCGGTGACGATCAACGGCGCGGTGCACGTCGAGGCCGACTGGTTCCCCCCGCAGAACGCAACTCAGAACTTCTGGCGCGGCGCCGAGAACCTCTCGGTCAACCCGGCCGGCGGCACGGACCGGTGGGCGGTGTCCCAGGCGGCTCCCTACCGGCGCATGCATGTCCGCGGCAACCTGGCTCTGGATGACGGCGGCTGGGCGAGCGGCGGTTTCATGGCCGACAGCAAGATCGACGGTCAGGTGCGCTCCGGTTCGCAGCAGCAGTGGCTGACCCGCAACTCCCAGCTCGGCAGCTGGACAGGATCCAACTGGAACATGGTCTTCGTCGGCAGTCAGGGCGTTCCGGGCAACACCTTCCCCAACCCGCCCTACACGACGGTGAACGAGAGCCCCACGGTGCGGGAGAAGCCGTTCCTGTACGTCGACGGCACCGGCGCCTACAAGGTGTTCGTGCCGTCCCTGCGGGCCAACTCCTCGGGCACCACGTGGGCGGGCGGCAACACCGCCGGCACCTCGCTCGGCATGGACCAGTTCTTCGTCGTGAAGGCCGGGACGACCGCCGCGCAGATCAACGCCGCGCTGGCCGAGGGGAAGAACCTGCTGGTCACTCCGGGTGTGTACCACTTGAATCAGACCCTGCGGGTGACTCGCCCCGACACCGTGATCCTGGGGCTCGGCCTCGCCACGTTCATCCCGGACGGCGGCGTCACCGCCATGACGGTCGCCGATGTCGACGGCGTCAAGGTCGCGGGCATCCTCTTCGACGCCGGTACGACCAACTCGCAGACCCTGATGGAGGTCGGCCCGGCAGGCTCCTCCGCCGGTCACAGCGCCAACCCGACGTCCCTGCACGACGTGTACTTCCGGGTCGGCGGCGCCGCGGTGGGCAAGGCGACCACGAGCCTGGTGGTCAACAGCGACAACGTCATCGGCGATCACATGTGGATCTGGCGCGGCGACCACGGCAGCGGCATCGGCTGGAACACCAATACGGCGGACACGGGACTCGTCGTCAACGGCGATGACGTGACCATGTACGGGCTGTTCGTCGAGCACTACCAGAAGCATCAGACGATCTGGAACGGCAACGGCGGTCAAACGTACTTCTACCAGAACGAGATGCCGTACGACCCGCCCAACCAGGCCGCCTGGATGAACGGCTCGACCCAGGGCTACGCGGCGTACAAGGTGGCCAACTCGGTCACCAGCCATCAGGCGTTCGGGCTCGGCAGCTACTGCTTCTTCAACGCGAATCCGTCCGTGACCGCCGAGCACGCCTTCGAGGTCCCCAACAATCCGAATGTGCGATTCCGGAACATGGTGACCGTCTCGCTCGGCGGCACCGGAACCATCCGCCATGTCATCAACGACAGAGGCGGTCCGTCCAACTCCTCTACGAATGTGGCCAATCTCGTCAGCTATCCCTGA
- a CDS encoding EamA family transporter encodes MFGTGFTFALNHRLIADEGATSAATVGYLLPVVSIALRAIVLGEALTLRVVAGMVVVLTGVGLTRWQRRTPSASPLVGAEQSVASRTATP; translated from the coding sequence ATCTTCGGCACGGGCTTCACCTTCGCCCTCAACCACCGGCTGATCGCGGACGAGGGCGCGACCAGCGCAGCCACCGTCGGCTATCTGCTGCCTGTGGTCTCCATCGCACTCCGGGCGATCGTTCTCGGCGAAGCGCTCACCTTGCGGGTCGTGGCGGGCATGGTCGTCGTACTCACCGGTGTCGGTCTGACGCGGTGGCAGCGGCGGACGCCGTCGGCATCGCCGCTGGTGGGAGCGGAGCAGTCCGTCGCTTCGCGGACCGCGACGCCGTGA
- a CDS encoding DUF485 domain-containing protein, translated as MSYYPPQPSHPEQPGHPHQAWQAPPAEPPADPRHGIRALSAAYRRLRRVATLTALGYFVLFLILSAYAPGLMTGKITGGLNVALLLGLIQLPVTLIAVAAYEKSARRRVDPLAEAVRLEAAPTTQGARR; from the coding sequence ATGTCGTACTACCCCCCACAGCCCTCACATCCCGAGCAGCCGGGCCACCCCCACCAGGCCTGGCAGGCGCCGCCGGCCGAGCCACCGGCCGATCCGCGCCACGGCATACGGGCGTTGAGTGCCGCCTACCGCCGGCTGCGCCGGGTCGCGACACTGACGGCCCTCGGGTACTTCGTACTGTTCCTCATACTCTCCGCCTACGCGCCGGGGCTGATGACGGGCAAGATCACCGGCGGCCTCAACGTCGCCCTGCTGCTCGGCCTGATCCAGCTCCCCGTCACCCTGATCGCCGTTGCCGCGTACGAGAAGTCCGCGCGCCGCCGGGTCGACCCGCTCGCCGAAGCCGTGCGCCTCGAGGCCGCCCCGACCACCCAGGGAGCACGCCGATGA
- a CDS encoding cation acetate symporter — translation MTGFSSEAQTMSFVAFIAVTTVTLLLCVMTGPDRDDLDEFYTGFRSLSPVQSGLAIAGDYISAASVLGTVGVISLLGQDGLVLALSTALSLVLLMFLLAEPLRNAGRFTMGDVLTRRAPSSAVRITACLVTLIALFPLLIFQLAGAGDLLAFVLGINAAGFKTGSIVLLGLLMIIYAAIGGMKGTAFIQIVKTVVLLAAATAIASLILNRFDFSLPSLLGAAARGSGAGDAYLAPGLQFGGDGLDMISAQLTVVLGAACLPHITMRMFSSRSAPAVRRSMSWAVSTVVVVCLLCAVIGFGAAAIVGHEQITAGDPQGKTSILLVSQAIMGADVSTFETLLFTAMATAIFLTLLASVAGITLACANTLAHDLITHGLRRKQALRDSTEMTIARATAAAVGLTAIFLAAASRHVNLQAMVTLSFCLGASAVAPALIYTLFWRRYNRTGLLSTLIGGTASVLILITGTTLVSGSAQAVFPDSDFTWFPYTTTGLVSVPVGFLAGWLGTVFARHSPGARRQEEYDYDAVEASILADAARPKG, via the coding sequence ATGACCGGATTCAGCTCCGAGGCCCAGACCATGTCGTTCGTCGCCTTCATCGCGGTGACCACAGTGACCCTGCTGCTGTGTGTGATGACGGGGCCCGACCGCGACGACCTGGACGAGTTCTACACCGGCTTTCGCTCCCTGTCCCCGGTGCAGAGCGGCCTCGCCATCGCCGGCGACTACATCTCCGCCGCGAGTGTGCTGGGCACCGTCGGAGTGATCTCGCTGCTCGGCCAGGACGGTCTTGTACTGGCCCTCAGCACCGCTCTCTCCCTGGTGCTGCTGATGTTCCTGTTGGCCGAACCCCTGCGCAACGCGGGCCGGTTCACCATGGGCGACGTGCTCACCCGGCGCGCCCCCAGTTCAGCCGTCCGCATCACCGCGTGCCTGGTCACCCTTATCGCCCTCTTCCCCCTGCTGATCTTCCAACTGGCGGGCGCCGGCGATCTGCTGGCCTTCGTCCTCGGCATCAACGCCGCGGGCTTCAAGACCGGCTCCATCGTGCTGCTCGGCCTCCTGATGATCATCTACGCGGCCATCGGCGGTATGAAGGGCACCGCCTTCATCCAGATCGTGAAGACTGTGGTGCTGCTCGCCGCGGCCACCGCCATCGCCTCGCTCATCCTGAACCGCTTCGACTTCAGCCTTCCCTCGCTGCTGGGCGCGGCGGCACGCGGGAGCGGTGCGGGCGATGCGTATCTCGCGCCCGGGCTCCAGTTCGGCGGCGACGGGCTCGACATGATCAGCGCCCAGCTGACCGTCGTCCTCGGCGCGGCGTGCCTGCCACACATCACGATGCGTATGTTCAGCTCCCGCAGCGCACCCGCCGTGCGGCGCTCCATGTCCTGGGCCGTCTCGACCGTCGTCGTCGTGTGCCTGCTCTGCGCCGTGATCGGCTTCGGCGCCGCCGCGATCGTCGGCCACGAGCAGATCACCGCCGGCGACCCACAGGGCAAGACCTCGATCCTGCTTGTCAGCCAGGCGATCATGGGCGCCGACGTCTCCACCTTTGAAACGCTGCTGTTCACCGCCATGGCCACGGCGATCTTCCTGACACTGCTGGCGTCCGTCGCCGGCATCACGCTCGCCTGCGCCAACACCCTTGCCCACGACCTGATCACGCACGGTCTGCGCCGCAAGCAGGCTCTGCGTGACAGCACCGAGATGACCATCGCCCGGGCGACGGCGGCTGCGGTCGGCCTTACGGCGATCTTCCTCGCGGCGGCATCCCGGCATGTGAACCTGCAGGCGATGGTCACTCTGTCCTTCTGCCTGGGCGCCTCCGCCGTCGCGCCCGCGCTCATCTACACCCTCTTCTGGCGCCGGTACAACCGCACCGGGCTGCTGAGCACACTCATCGGCGGTACGGCGAGCGTTCTGATCCTCATCACGGGGACCACGCTCGTCTCGGGTTCCGCCCAGGCGGTCTTCCCCGACAGCGACTTCACCTGGTTCCCGTACACCACGACGGGCCTTGTCTCCGTCCCCGTGGGGTTCCTCGCCGGCTGGCTCGGCACTGTCTTCGCCCGCCACAGCCCGGGGGCGCGCC